A single window of Helicobacter pylori DNA harbors:
- a CDS encoding ABC transporter substrate-binding protein: MLIARFKKALISYSLGVLLVSSLLGVANASNQEIQVKDYFGEQTIKLPVSKIIYLGSFAEVPAMFHTWDRVVGISDYAFKSDIVKATLKDPKRIKPMSSDHVAALNVELLKKLSPDLVVTFVGNPKAVEHAKKFGISFLSFQEKTIAEVMEDIDAQAKALEVDASKKLAKMQETLDFIAERLKGVKKKKGVELFHKANKISGHQALDSDILEKGGIDNFGLKYVKFGRADISVEKIVKENPEIIFIWWISPLSPEDVLNNPKFATIKAIKNKQVYKLPTMDIGGPRAPLISLFIALKAHPEAFKGVDINAMVKDYYKVVFDLNDAEVEPFLWH, translated from the coding sequence ATGCTAATCGCTCGCTTTAAAAAAGCTTTAATCTCTTATTCTTTAGGGGTTCTTCTTGTTTCATCGTTATTAGGCGTGGCTAACGCTTCTAATCAAGAGATCCAAGTCAAGGATTATTTTGGGGAGCAAACCATAAAGCTTCCTGTTTCTAAAATAATCTACTTGGGTAGCTTTGCAGAAGTGCCTGCCATGTTCCATACTTGGGATAGGGTCGTAGGCATTTCGGATTACGCTTTTAAATCTGATATTGTTAAAGCCACTCTCAAAGATCCTAAACGCATTAAACCCATGAGCAGCGATCATGTGGCGGCGTTGAATGTGGAGCTTTTAAAAAAACTTAGTCCTGATCTTGTGGTAACCTTTGTGGGCAACCCTAAAGCGGTAGAGCATGCGAAAAAATTTGGTATATCATTCCTTTCTTTCCAAGAAAAAACCATTGCAGAAGTCATGGAAGATATTGACGCTCAAGCTAAAGCCTTAGAAGTTGATGCTTCTAAAAAATTGGCCAAAATGCAAGAAACTTTGGATTTCATTGCTGAGCGTTTGAAAGGCGTTAAAAAGAAAAAAGGGGTGGAGCTTTTCCATAAAGCCAATAAGATTAGCGGCCATCAAGCCCTTGATTCAGATATTTTAGAAAAAGGGGGTATAGACAATTTTGGCTTGAAATACGTTAAGTTTGGGCGCGCTGATATTAGCGTGGAAAAAATCGTTAAAGAAAACCCTGAGATTATCTTTATTTGGTGGATAAGCCCGCTTAGCCCTGAAGACGTGTTAAACAACCCCAAATTTGCTACCATCAAAGCCATTAAAAACAAGCAAGTTTATAAACTCCCCACGATGGATATTGGCGGGCCTAGAGCCCCACTCATTAGCCTTTTTATCGCTTTAAAAGCCCACCCTGAAGCCTTTAAGGGCGTGGATATTAATGCGATGGTTAAAGACTATTATAAAGTGGTTTTTGATTTGAATGATGCAGAAGTTGAACCCTTTTTATGGCATTAA
- the tsf gene encoding translation elongation factor Ts: MSGISAQLVKKLRDLTDAGMMDCKKALVEVAGDLQKAIDFLREKGLSKAAKKADRIAAEGVVALEVAPDFKSAMMVEINSETDFVAKNEGFKELVKKTLETIKAHNIHTTEELLKSPLDNKPFEEYLHSQIAVIGENILVRKIAHLKAPSSHIINGYAHSNARVGVLIGIKYNNEKNAPKVVELARNIAMHAAAMKPQVLDCKDFSLDFVKKETLALIAEIEKDNEEAKRLGKPLKNIPAFGSRIELSDKVLAHQKKAFEDELKAQGKPEKIWDKIVPGKMERFIADNTLIDQRLTLLGQFYVMDDKKTIAQVIADCSKEWDDDLKITEYARFELGEGIEKKAENFAEEVALQMK; the protein is encoded by the coding sequence ATGTCAGGAATTAGCGCTCAATTAGTCAAAAAATTAAGGGACTTAACCGATGCGGGCATGATGGATTGCAAAAAAGCCCTTGTAGAAGTGGCTGGGGATTTGCAAAAGGCTATTGATTTCTTGCGCGAAAAAGGCTTGAGTAAAGCCGCTAAAAAAGCCGATAGGATCGCTGCTGAGGGCGTAGTCGCTTTAGAAGTAGCGCCTGATTTTAAAAGCGCGATGATGGTAGAAATCAATAGCGAAACGGATTTTGTGGCTAAAAATGAGGGCTTTAAGGAATTGGTGAAAAAAACTTTAGAAACGATCAAAGCCCACAATATCCATACCACAGAAGAACTGCTTAAAAGCCCGTTAGACAACAAGCCTTTTGAAGAATATTTGCACTCTCAAATCGCTGTCATTGGTGAAAACATTTTAGTGAGGAAAATCGCTCATTTAAAAGCCCCTAGCTCTCATATCATCAATGGCTATGCGCATTCTAACGCTAGAGTGGGCGTGCTAATCGGTATAAAATACAATAATGAGAAAAACGCTCCAAAAGTGGTTGAACTGGCCCGAAACATCGCTATGCATGCCGCAGCGATGAAACCTCAAGTGCTAGATTGCAAAGACTTTAGCCTTGATTTTGTCAAAAAAGAAACCTTAGCCTTGATCGCTGAAATTGAAAAAGACAATGAAGAGGCTAAACGCTTGGGCAAACCTTTAAAAAACATCCCCGCTTTTGGGAGTCGCATTGAATTGAGCGATAAAGTTTTAGCCCATCAAAAGAAAGCTTTTGAAGACGAATTAAAAGCGCAAGGCAAGCCTGAAAAAATCTGGGATAAAATCGTTCCTGGAAAAATGGAAAGATTCATCGCTGACAACACTCTTATTGATCAACGCCTAACCCTTTTAGGGCAATTCTATGTCATGGACGATAAAAAAACTATCGCTCAAGTCATCGCTGATTGTTCCAAAGAATGGGATGATGATTTAAAAATCACTGAGTATGCACGTTTTGAATTGGGCGAAGGCATTGAGAAAAAGGCAGAGAATTTCGCTGAAGAAGTGGCTTTGCAAATGAAGTGA
- the fliE gene encoding flagellar hook-basal body complex protein FliE — MQAIHNDKSLLSPFSELNTDNRTKREESGSTFKEQKGGEFSKLLKQSINELNNTQEQSDKALADMATGQIKDLHQAAIAIGKAETSMKLMLEVRNKAISAYKELLRTQI; from the coding sequence ATGCAAGCCATACACAATGATAAAAGCTTATTGAGTCCTTTCTCTGAGCTTAACACGGACAACAGAACTAAAAGAGAAGAATCAGGCAGCACCTTTAAAGAACAAAAAGGCGGGGAGTTTTCCAAACTCTTAAAGCAATCCATCAATGAGCTTAACAACACTCAAGAGCAATCTGATAAAGCCTTAGCCGACATGGCGACAGGGCAAATCAAAGACTTGCACCAAGCAGCTATCGCCATAGGGAAGGCTGAAACGAGCATGAAACTCATGCTTGAGGTGCGCAACAAAGCGATTAGCGCTTATAAAGAGCTTTTAAGAACGCAGATCTAG
- the rpsB gene encoding 30S ribosomal protein S2, with protein MVTMKDLLECGVHFGHQTRRWNPKTKKFIFGVRKNIHIIDLQKTLRYFRYTYNIVRDASAQGKSIMFVGTKKQANETLKEFAESIQVPYVNYRWLGGMLTNFSTIRKSVRKLEIIEEMENSGQIDLLTKKEKLMILRKKEKLDKYLGGVRHMKKIPDMIFVIDVAKEKIAVAEARKLHIPIVAPLDTNCDPDLVDYPIPGNDDAIRSIRLFCKEMSEAILEGRELMQEEIVHADENSEEIEYVSNEEKEEMLAEIQKEITQGAE; from the coding sequence ATGGTAACCATGAAAGATTTATTAGAATGCGGTGTGCATTTTGGACACCAAACAAGGCGTTGGAACCCTAAAACCAAAAAATTCATTTTTGGCGTTAGGAAAAATATCCATATTATTGATTTGCAAAAAACCTTGCGCTATTTTAGATACACTTATAATATCGTGCGCGATGCGAGCGCTCAAGGCAAGAGCATCATGTTTGTAGGCACTAAAAAACAAGCCAATGAGACTTTGAAAGAATTTGCTGAAAGCATTCAAGTCCCTTATGTCAATTACCGCTGGCTTGGTGGCATGCTGACTAATTTTAGCACCATTAGAAAATCGGTGAGAAAATTAGAAATCATTGAAGAAATGGAAAATAGCGGTCAAATTGATCTATTGACTAAAAAAGAAAAGCTCATGATTTTAAGGAAAAAAGAAAAGCTGGATAAATATCTTGGCGGGGTGCGCCACATGAAAAAAATCCCTGATATGATTTTTGTGATTGATGTGGCTAAAGAAAAAATCGCTGTCGCTGAAGCAAGAAAACTCCATATTCCTATCGTGGCTCCCTTAGACACTAACTGCGACCCTGATTTAGTGGATTACCCCATTCCTGGAAATGACGATGCAATCCGCTCTATCAGGCTATTTTGTAAAGAAATGAGCGAAGCGATTTTAGAGGGGCGAGAACTCATGCAAGAAGAAATCGTCCATGCGGATGAAAATAGCGAAGAGATAGAGTATGTGAGTAATGAAGAAAAAGAAGAAATGCTCGCTGAAATCCAAAAAGAAATCACTCAAGGAGCCGAATAA
- a CDS encoding RecB-like helicase, translating into MDTKRQCMALKASAGSGKTFALSVRFLALLFKGANPSEILTLTFTKKATAEMKERILDYLKILQKENLESEKEKSQNILKELEEKYHLDPSLVRNSAPKIYQRFLNAEIRISTIDAFFQSILRKFCWFVGLSANFEVNEDTKAHQQQLNEGFLSALNGEQLEKLSVFIAQCLSYDNYTSDSILERLRFLKNKLYLFDPNKKEPVFDEKGFLEKLRSLNEQIQSIETASDRAKTAIKCDSFREFLNSSLTWLEKKSEYLYFKKLKNEIPTLESECEEIENDLKRYYEAKETAIFKKFPKFIQLYDNATSKIQALDFDAIKDKVHVLLNGYEEMPAEFFYFRLDSKIAHILIDEFQDTSLNDYKILAPFIDEIKAGIGQAKWHRSVFFVGDVKQSIYAFRGSFSSLFESVAKDFYHDNLQFNHRSAPLIINYVNTIFKKAYQNSPTAYLEQKYPKTSQNKHVTDGYVKVSLVADERELLLEQILQEAKNLLEHRIEPKDITILCATNKDALEIKNYLQEYLSEICPSTESSANLSQFVESKIIKNALRYALAEEPYKPFYKHSVLKLAGYLHDDVIALAGFNPKKESVAGFVWKVMELFELYGEPAQSCLELAVGCEDADGFLEKLEAKSIASSHSKGAQIMTIHKSKGMQFPYVIVCERLGKPNSSHSNQLLEEYNGAELLRLYYRMKNREVVDKDYARALDKEEAAKDHEEINVYYVAFTRAELGLIIVAKDKKESKQESKNKTMREKLDLAPLEEGEIMPVISPQKEPLITSVVIKPHAYGEQVQEVEEEPESDYEKNNDQEAINFGIALHKGLEYQYAYNIPKESVLEYLNYHHGFYGLDHQALEESLELFENDAKIQALFKNLALKGEVAFLFEGVVSRIDVLLWDRGQNLYVLDYKSSQNYQQSHKAQVSHYAAFLQTQAPHFKIQAGIIYAHKRLLEKLWV; encoded by the coding sequence ATGGATACAAAAAGACAATGCATGGCTTTAAAGGCTTCAGCAGGGAGCGGGAAGACTTTCGCTTTGAGCGTGCGGTTTTTAGCCCTATTGTTTAAGGGGGCTAATCCTAGCGAGATTTTAACGCTCACTTTCACTAAAAAAGCCACCGCCGAAATGAAAGAGCGCATTTTAGACTATTTAAAAATTTTGCAAAAAGAAAACCTTGAGAGCGAAAAAGAAAAATCCCAAAATATCCTAAAAGAATTAGAAGAAAAATACCATTTAGACCCTAGTTTGGTGCGAAATAGCGCTCCAAAAATCTACCAACGCTTTTTAAACGCCGAAATCAGAATCAGCACTATTGACGCGTTTTTTCAAAGCATTTTAAGGAAATTTTGCTGGTTTGTGGGGTTGAGCGCGAATTTTGAAGTCAATGAAGACACCAAAGCGCACCAACAACAGCTTAATGAGGGTTTTTTGAGCGCTTTAAATGGCGAACAGCTTGAGAAATTGAGCGTTTTTATCGCTCAATGCTTAAGCTATGATAATTACACAAGCGATTCCATTTTAGAGCGGTTGCGTTTTTTAAAAAACAAGCTCTATTTATTTGATCCTAATAAGAAAGAACCTGTATTTGATGAAAAGGGTTTTTTAGAAAAACTAAGGAGCTTAAACGAACAAATTCAAAGCATAGAAACAGCATCAGATAGGGCTAAAACAGCCATTAAATGCGATAGTTTTAGGGAATTTTTAAACAGCTCTTTAACCTGGCTTGAAAAAAAGAGTGAGTATCTCTATTTTAAAAAACTCAAAAACGAAATCCCCACTTTAGAGAGCGAATGCGAAGAGATTGAAAACGATTTAAAACGCTATTATGAAGCCAAAGAAACCGCAATATTTAAAAAATTCCCTAAATTCATCCAGCTTTATGATAATGCCACTTCTAAAATCCAAGCTTTGGATTTTGATGCGATTAAAGATAAGGTCCATGTCTTATTGAATGGTTATGAAGAAATGCCGGCGGAGTTTTTTTATTTCAGGTTGGACAGCAAGATCGCGCACATTTTGATTGATGAATTTCAAGACACGAGTTTGAACGATTATAAGATTTTAGCCCCTTTTATTGATGAGATTAAAGCCGGGATAGGGCAAGCTAAATGGCACAGGAGCGTGTTTTTTGTGGGCGATGTCAAGCAGAGCATTTATGCCTTTAGGGGGAGTTTTAGTTCCTTGTTTGAAAGCGTTGCTAAGGATTTTTACCACGATAATTTACAATTCAACCACCGCAGTGCACCTTTAATCATTAATTATGTGAACACCATTTTTAAAAAAGCTTATCAAAATTCCCCCACCGCTTATTTGGAGCAAAAATACCCTAAAACTTCTCAAAATAAACATGTTACAGACGGCTATGTTAAAGTCTCTTTAGTGGCTGATGAAAGAGAATTGTTATTAGAACAAATCTTACAAGAAGCTAAAAACCTTTTAGAGCATCGTATTGAGCCTAAAGACATTACCATTTTATGTGCCACCAATAAGGACGCTTTAGAAATCAAAAATTATTTGCAAGAGTATTTGAGCGAAATTTGCCCAAGCACGGAATCTAGCGCTAATTTGTCTCAATTTGTGGAATCTAAAATCATTAAGAACGCTTTAAGATACGCTCTAGCGGAAGAACCTTACAAGCCTTTTTATAAGCACAGCGTTTTAAAACTCGCTGGATACTTGCATGATGATGTGATCGCTTTAGCTGGTTTTAACCCTAAAAAAGAGAGCGTGGCAGGCTTTGTGTGGAAGGTGATGGAATTGTTTGAGCTTTATGGAGAGCCTGCACAAAGCTGCTTGGAATTAGCGGTTGGGTGCGAAGACGCCGATGGATTTTTAGAAAAATTAGAGGCTAAATCGATCGCTTCTTCCCATTCAAAAGGTGCACAGATCATGACCATTCATAAATCTAAAGGCATGCAATTCCCTTATGTGATTGTGTGCGAACGCTTGGGCAAGCCTAATTCAAGCCATTCCAATCAACTCCTTGAAGAATATAATGGCGCAGAGCTTCTTCGCCTTTATTACAGAATGAAAAATCGTGAGGTCGTGGATAAAGATTACGCTAGGGCTTTAGACAAAGAAGAAGCGGCTAAAGATCATGAAGAAATTAATGTGTATTATGTCGCATTCACTAGGGCTGAGTTAGGGCTAATTATCGTAGCTAAAGACAAAAAAGAAAGCAAGCAAGAAAGCAAAAACAAAACAATGCGTGAAAAATTGGATCTTGCGCCTTTAGAAGAGGGGGAAATTATGCCGGTTATTTCTCCACAAAAAGAGCCTTTAATTACAAGCGTTGTTATCAAGCCCCATGCCTATGGCGAGCAAGTCCAAGAGGTAGAAGAAGAGCCAGAGAGCGATTATGAAAAGAATAACGACCAGGAAGCGATCAATTTTGGTATCGCCTTGCACAAGGGATTAGAATACCAATACGCTTACAACATTCCTAAAGAAAGCGTTTTAGAATATTTAAACTACCATCATGGTTTTTATGGTTTGGATCATCAAGCGTTAGAAGAGAGTTTAGAGCTTTTTGAAAACGATGCCAAGATACAAGCTCTTTTTAAAAATTTGGCCCTAAAGGGTGAAGTGGCTTTTTTATTTGAAGGGGTTGTGTCTAGGATTGATGTTTTGTTGTGGGATAGGGGGCAAAATTTGTATGTTTTAGATTATAAAAGCTCTCAAAATTACCAGCAAAGCCATAAGGCGCAAGTGTCTCATTACGCTGCGTTTTTGCAAACTCAAGCCCCCCATTTTAAGATACAAGCAGGCATCATTTACGCTCATAAAAGACTGCTTGAAAAATTATGGGTTTGA
- the flgC gene encoding flagellar basal body rod protein FlgC, with translation MFLSSFDISGYGLSAQRLRANLISSNIANANTTRTSEGGPYRRQEAVFRAFDFNEILNQKIAQNHQIIPYEDPLDEGDDNPLIPITSVVVDKIVRDDSEPLMKYDPSHPDANAQGYVAYPNVNAVVEMADLVEATRAYQANVAAFQSAKNMAQNAIGMLQT, from the coding sequence ATGTTTTTATCTTCTTTTGATATTAGCGGTTATGGTTTGTCCGCCCAACGCTTAAGGGCTAATTTGATTTCTTCTAATATCGCTAACGCTAACACCACGCGTACGAGCGAAGGAGGCCCTTATAGGAGGCAAGAAGCGGTGTTTAGGGCTTTTGATTTCAACGAGATTTTAAACCAAAAAATCGCCCAAAACCATCAAATTATCCCCTATGAAGACCCTTTAGATGAAGGCGATGATAACCCCTTAATCCCCATTACAAGCGTGGTGGTGGATAAGATTGTGCGCGATGATAGCGAGCCTTTGATGAAATACGATCCCAGCCACCCTGACGCTAACGCTCAAGGCTATGTGGCTTATCCCAATGTGAATGCGGTGGTTGAAATGGCGGACTTAGTGGAGGCGACTAGAGCCTATCAGGCCAATGTTGCAGCCTTTCAAAGCGCTAAAAACATGGCGCAAAACGCGATTGGCATGTTACAAACATGA
- the flgB gene encoding flagellar basal body rod protein FlgB — MDFSKAFGLVYKALDYRALRQDMIASNIANVDTPFYRPKDLDFESVLAEKKAEIFENQTSKVLPLAHTNPRHLDFENSAKDGASLFFRDGHLAKNDGNSVDLDIETSEMGKNSTMYLALSSALKKYRGVINYAIDSSKNL, encoded by the coding sequence ATGGATTTTTCTAAAGCGTTTGGATTGGTTTATAAAGCGCTAGATTATAGGGCTTTAAGGCAGGATATGATCGCTTCTAACATCGCTAATGTGGATACCCCCTTTTACAGGCCAAAGGATTTGGATTTTGAAAGCGTTCTAGCGGAGAAAAAAGCGGAAATTTTTGAAAACCAAACCAGTAAAGTTTTGCCTTTAGCCCACACTAACCCTAGGCATTTAGACTTTGAAAATAGCGCTAAAGATGGGGCAAGCCTTTTTTTTAGAGATGGGCATTTGGCTAAAAATGATGGTAACAGCGTGGATTTAGACATAGAAACGAGTGAAATGGGCAAGAACTCCACCATGTATTTAGCCTTGAGTTCAGCCTTAAAAAAGTATCGAGGCGTGATCAATTACGCCATTGATTCCAGTAAGAATTTATAG
- a CDS encoding transcriptional regulator, with translation MIAWSFLKRGFVVAAPHFNRFYHQKFMLSCVVKIQRYAIFK, from the coding sequence ATGATCGCTTGGTCCTTTTTAAAGAGAGGGTTTGTTGTTGCTGCACCCCATTTTAACAGATTTTACCATCAAAAATTCATGCTCTCATGCGTTGTGAAGATCCAACGCTACGCCATTTTCAAGTAA
- a CDS encoding FtsW/RodA/SpoVE family cell cycle protein — MTTDRNLFFCASLLIFLGVLMSYSLSTYTTVVLYHYGEFHFFIRQLSSAIMGIIIMWGLSRVDPSKWFSRLGFFLLFVPSLLIIGMFFLPESLSSSAGGAKRWIRLGFFSLAPLEFLKIGFTFFLAWSLSRTFVAKEKANVKEELITFVPYSFVFVALAIGVGILQNDLGQIVLLGAVLAVLLVFSGGSAHLFGLIVSGAFAISVLAIVTSEHRILRLKLWWSNLQNSLFTLLPDKLANALRISDLPESYQVFHAGNAMHNGGLLGQGLGLGQIKLGFLSEVHTDMVLAGIAEEWGFLGLCVCFILFSVMIVLIFRIANRLKEPKYSLFCVGVVLLIGFSLVINAFGVGGIFPVKGLAVPFLSYGGSSLLANCIAIGLVLSLARYTKG; from the coding sequence ATGACTACAGACAGAAACCTGTTTTTTTGCGCTTCGTTGTTGATTTTTTTAGGGGTATTGATGAGCTATTCGCTCTCAACTTACACCACAGTGGTGCTGTATCATTATGGGGAATTCCATTTTTTTATACGACAGCTTTCAAGCGCGATCATGGGCATTATTATCATGTGGGGGTTGTCTAGGGTTGATCCTAGCAAGTGGTTTAGCCGTTTGGGGTTTTTTCTCCTTTTTGTCCCATCATTACTCATTATTGGCATGTTTTTTTTGCCAGAAAGCCTTTCCAGTAGCGCAGGGGGGGCGAAGCGCTGGATCCGTTTGGGGTTTTTCTCTCTAGCGCCTTTGGAGTTTTTAAAGATTGGTTTCACCTTTTTTCTTGCGTGGAGTTTGTCTCGCACCTTTGTGGCAAAGGAAAAGGCTAATGTCAAAGAAGAACTCATCACTTTTGTGCCTTATTCGTTTGTGTTTGTGGCCTTAGCGATTGGGGTGGGGATTTTGCAAAACGATTTGGGGCAGATTGTTCTTTTGGGGGCGGTTTTAGCGGTGTTATTGGTCTTTTCTGGGGGGAGTGCGCATTTATTTGGCTTGATCGTTTCAGGGGCGTTTGCGATTAGCGTTTTAGCGATTGTTACAAGCGAACATAGGATTTTACGCCTAAAATTATGGTGGTCTAATTTACAAAATTCGCTTTTCACGCTCTTGCCGGACAAATTAGCGAACGCTCTTAGAATAAGCGACTTGCCCGAATCCTATCAAGTCTTTCATGCAGGCAATGCCATGCATAATGGGGGGTTATTAGGGCAAGGGCTTGGGCTAGGGCAAATCAAGCTTGGGTTTTTGAGCGAAGTGCATACGGACATGGTTTTAGCTGGGATCGCCGAAGAATGGGGGTTTTTGGGGTTATGCGTTTGTTTTATTTTGTTTTCTGTCATGATTGTTTTGATTTTTAGGATCGCTAACCGCTTGAAAGAGCCAAAATATTCGCTATTTTGCGTGGGCGTGGTGCTACTAATAGGGTTTTCTTTGGTGATCAACGCCTTTGGGGTGGGTGGGATTTTTCCGGTTAAGGGCCTAGCGGTGCCGTTTTTGAGCTATGGAGGGAGTTCGCTTTTAGCGAATTGCATCGCTATAGGGCTTGTTCTAAGTCTAGCGCGATACACGAAAGGCTAA
- a CDS encoding peptidoglycan D,D-transpeptidase FtsI family protein, which translates to MDNKNIDPNFNPERFLETQKYKGSVTALIFLLLFFIFLMVAFKKAFFAQSDMPNLVMSKQDTATRGTIYSQDNYSLATSQTLFKLGFDTRFLNPNKEDFFIDFLSIYSNIPKKSLKDAINTKGYIILAYDLTPNMAANIRDLNKKFLAFGVFQNFKDVHDKVWQKQGLNIEVSGVSRHYPYQNSLEPIIGYVQKQEEDKLTLTTGKKGVEKSQDHLLKAQQNGVRTGKRDVSFNFIQNHSYTEIERLDGYEVYLSVPLKLQREIETLLDKTKDKLRAKEILVGIINPKSGEILSLASSNRFDPNAIKTSDYENLNLSVAEKVFEPGSTIKPIVYSLLLDKNLINPKERIDLNHGYYQLGKYTIKDDFIPSKKAVVEDVLIQSSNVGMIKISKNLNPEDFYNGLLDYGFSQKTGIDLSLEATGKIPPLSAFKREVLKGSVSYGYGLNATFLQLLRAYAVFSNEGKLTTPYLVQQETAPNGDIYIPSPKPTFQVISPKSARKMKETLIKVVRYGTGKNAQFEGLYIGGKTGTARVAKNGSYSAQSYNSSFFGFAEDERQVFTIGVVILGSHGKEEYYASKIAAPIFKEITEILVRYNYLSPSIAIQNVLEKNRFKIK; encoded by the coding sequence ATGGATAATAAAAACATTGATCCCAACTTCAACCCAGAGCGATTTTTGGAAACCCAAAAATACAAGGGCTCTGTTACGGCTTTAATCTTTTTATTGCTTTTTTTTATTTTTTTAATGGTGGCTTTTAAAAAAGCTTTTTTTGCCCAATCCGACATGCCTAATCTAGTGATGAGCAAACAAGACACTGCGACTAGGGGGACTATTTATAGTCAAGACAACTACAGCCTAGCCACTTCACAAACCCTTTTCAAACTGGGCTTTGACACAAGGTTTTTAAACCCAAATAAAGAAGATTTTTTCATTGATTTCCTTTCTATTTATAGCAATATCCCTAAAAAGTCCTTAAAAGACGCCATCAATACGAAAGGCTATATTATTCTAGCCTATGATCTCACGCCCAATATGGCCGCTAATATTAGGGACTTGAATAAGAAATTTTTAGCCTTTGGGGTTTTCCAAAATTTCAAAGACGTGCACGATAAGGTGTGGCAAAAACAAGGGCTAAACATTGAAGTGAGCGGCGTTTCTAGGCATTACCCTTATCAAAATAGCCTAGAGCCAATCATTGGCTATGTGCAAAAACAAGAAGAAGACAAACTCACTTTAACTACCGGTAAAAAAGGCGTTGAAAAATCTCAAGATCATTTGCTTAAAGCCCAACAAAATGGCGTAAGAACAGGCAAAAGAGACGTGAGTTTTAATTTCATTCAAAACCACTCTTACACAGAGATTGAACGCCTTGATGGCTATGAGGTGTATTTGAGCGTTCCTTTAAAACTCCAAAGAGAAATTGAAACCCTATTAGATAAAACCAAAGACAAACTCAGGGCTAAAGAAATCCTGGTGGGCATTATCAACCCTAAAAGCGGGGAAATTTTATCCTTAGCTTCAAGCAACCGCTTTGATCCTAATGCGATTAAAACCAGCGATTATGAAAACTTGAATTTGAGCGTTGCCGAAAAGGTTTTTGAGCCGGGCAGCACGATTAAGCCTATTGTCTATTCCTTGTTGCTAGATAAAAATTTGATTAACCCTAAAGAGCGCATTGATTTAAACCATGGTTATTACCAATTAGGAAAATACACCATTAAAGACGACTTTATCCCCAGTAAAAAGGCCGTTGTGGAAGACGTTTTGATCCAATCTAGCAATGTGGGCATGATAAAAATCAGTAAAAACTTAAACCCAGAGGATTTCTATAACGGGCTTTTAGACTATGGATTTTCTCAAAAAACGGGCATTGACTTATCCTTAGAAGCCACAGGGAAGATCCCTCCTTTGTCCGCTTTCAAGCGTGAAGTGTTAAAGGGCAGCGTTTCTTATGGCTATGGGCTGAATGCGACTTTTTTGCAGCTTTTAAGGGCTTATGCGGTGTTTTCTAATGAAGGCAAATTGACTACCCCTTATTTAGTGCAACAAGAAACCGCCCCTAATGGCGATATTTACATCCCTAGCCCCAAACCCACTTTTCAAGTCATTAGCCCCAAAAGCGCTAGGAAAATGAAAGAAACCTTAATCAAAGTGGTGCGTTATGGCACAGGCAAAAACGCTCAATTTGAAGGGCTATACATAGGGGGCAAAACAGGCACGGCTAGGGTCGCTAAAAACGGGAGTTATAGCGCGCAGTCCTACAACAGCTCTTTTTTTGGGTTCGCTGAAGATGAAAGGCAGGTTTTTACTATCGGCGTGGTTATCTTAGGCTCGCATGGCAAGGAAGAATATTACGCCAGCAAGATTGCAGCCCCTATTTTTAAAGAAATCACCGAAATTTTAGTGCGTTATAATTACCTATCGCCCTCTATTGCGATTCAAAACGTGCTGGAGAAAAACCGCTTTAAAATAAAATAA